Below is a window of Flavobacterium cyclinae DNA.
TAAGAGCCTCTTTAATTATTTCCAGTTTACTTCCTGTTGGAGTATTAATGACTTTTATTGTCATGCGATATGCTGGAGTAGATGCAAACGTTGTGGCTTTATCAGGTATTGCAATCGCTATTGGAGTGATGGTAGATGTAGGAGTCGTTTTTGTTGAAAATATTATTCGACATCTCGAAATGCCAGAAAACCATGGAGCAAAAGGTGCAAAATTAATGCAAGTAATTTACGAGGCAAGCACAGAAGTAGTTTCTGCAATTACAACTGCTTTAGCAACTACAGTTGTTAGTTTCATTCCAGTTTTTGCTATGGAATCAGCTGAGGGAAAACTATTCAGACCTTTAGCATTTACTAAAACATTCGCTTTATTAGGTGCTTTTGTTTTAGGGTTAGTTATCCTACCATCTTTAGCTCACTATATTTTCGGTATTGATTATGATAAAAAAAGGGTAAAACGTTTCTGGTCATATGTATTTATTTCAGGAGGTATTTTATTAAGTATTTATTTTAAAATTTGGATTCCTTTAGGATTAACCTTAATGGGTTTATATGACCTGTTTAATCATAAAATTCCTTTGAAATTTCAGTCCTATACAAAGCATTTCAATTTAATATTGGTATTATTTATTGTTTCTTTTTTCCTTACGGAAGAATGGATGCCGTTAGGCCCACAAATCAGTATTATAGGTAATTATCTATTTGTAATTGTTTTGTTAGGAATAATATTAGGTATACTTCTATACATTGTAAGCTCATATGAAAAAGTACTGCGTTGGTGTTTGGAAAATAAAGGTAAATTTATGTTATTACCAATTCTTACGTTGCTTTTCGGTTTGTTGGTATGGATAGGTTTTGACAGTACTTTTGGCTTTGTTGCTAATGGATTGGATAAAGTAGGCTGGAATATTAGATCCTCGAAAATTTGGTCAGTTTCGTCACATGCATTTCCTGGAATTGGTTCCGAATTCATGCCAACACTTAATGAAGGAAGCTATCTTTTAATGCCAACATCTATGCCTCATGCTGGTGTAGAACAAAACAGAAAAGTGGTTGGTCAATTGGATATGATTCTTAATCATATTCCCGAAGTCGATATGGCAGTTGGTAAATTAGGACGTGTAGAAAGTGCGTTAGACCCTGCTCCTATTTCTATGTATGAAAATATTATCAATTATAAACCAGAATTTATTTTAGATACTGATGGTCATCGAATGCGATTTAAGACAGACAATAAAGGGCGTTTTATTACAAAATCTGGTGATAGTCTTACCCATGATGAGGCTTTAAAACAGGCTATTTCGATTAAAAATCTTATTCCAGATGATGATGGTGCTTTCTATAGAAATTGGCGAGATATAATTCAATCACCAGATGATATTTGGAATGAAATTGTAAAAGCATCAAAAATACCTGGTGTTACATCAGCTCCTAAACTACAACCTATAGAGACTCGATTAGTAATGCTTCAAACAGGAATGAGAGCACCAATGGGAATAAAAGTTTTTGGTCCCGATTTAAAAACGATTGAAGAGTTTGGTTTAGAACTAGAAGGAATAATTAAAGAAGTACCTTCTGTAAAACGTGAAGCTGTTTTTGCTGATAGAATTGTAGGAAAACCTTATTTACATTTAAATATTGATAGAGAAAAAATTGCTCGATTTGGCTTAAATATAGAAGATGTTCAACAAGCTATTGAAACAGCAATTGGAGGAATGAAAATTTCTTCAACTGTTGAAGGAAGAGAACGCTATCCTATAAGAGTTCGCTATCCTAGAGAATTAAGAGATAGCCCTGAAGCATTAGGAAAAATATTAATAGCTACTCCTACTGGCGCACAGATTCCGTTAGGTCAATTAGTTCAGTTTGAATATAAAAAAGGACCTCAAGCCATTAAAAGTGAAGATACTTTTCTGGTTGGTTTTGTCTTATTCGATAAAAATGATGGCTATGCCGAAGTTGATGTAGTAAATGATGCTCAAAAAGCAATTCAAACTAAAATTGATTCAGGCGAATTGGTAGTGCCTCAAGGTGTAAATTATAAATTTTCAGGAAGTTATGAAAATCAAATAAGAGCAATGAAAAGACTTTCAATTGTAATTCCTATTTGTTTAATCGTTATCTTTTTATTACTTTATTTTCAATTCAAGACTGTTATTGCATCGTCAATCCATTTCTCTGGAGTATTTGTTGCATTTGCAGGAGGATTTATAATGCTATGGTTATACGGACAAGATTGGTTCATGAATTTTGCTGTTGCAGATGTAAACATGCGCGATTTATTTCAAATGCATCCCATCAATTTAAGCGTTGCCGTTTGGGTAGGTTTTATTGCATTATTTGGTATCGCTACCGATGATGGAGTAATCATGGGCTCTTATATTCATCAAGTTTTTGAAGAGAAAAATCCTCAAACCATCACTGAAGTTCGAAATGCAGTAGTAGAAGCCGGTAAAATGAGAGTTAGACCTGCTGTTATGACAGCAGCGACAACAATTATTGCTTTGCTTCCTGTTTTAACCTCAACAGGGAAAGGTTCAGATATTATGATCCCAATGGCTATTCCAACTTTTGGAGGAATGACCATTCAAATTATGACCATGTTTGTAGTGCCAGTATTACAAGCGTATTGGAGAGAAACAGTAATTAAAAATAAAGAAAAGAGAAATGCGTAAAATACTAATAATATCAATTCTATTTATGGCATATAATGTTGTAGGGCAATCTATAAACGACTATTATACTATTGCGGCAGAAAATAATCCTGAATTAAAAGCAAAGTATAAAGAGTTTGAAGCAGCCATGCAAAAAATACCACAAGTGAGTTCTTTACCAGATCCTAATCTTTCTATGGGGTATTTTATTTCACCCGTAGAAACAAGACTTGGCCCTCAAAACATGAGGTTTTCACTAACTCAAATGTTTCCTTGGTTTGGTACTTTAAAAGCTCAAAAAAATGCAGCAACTTTAATGGCAGAAAGTAAATACCAAGCCTTTTTAAATGCTAAAAATCAATTGTATTCTCAAGTTGCTACTGCTTATTATCCTTTGTATGAGCTATTAAAACTAAAAGATATTGAACAAGAAAACATCAAAATTCTAGAATCATACAAAAACATTGCCAATGCGAAATTTGAAAATGGTAAAGGAAGTTTAGTAGATGTCTTGCGTGTGGATATTATGATAAAAGATGCTCAAACTAATTTAGAAATTTTAAATAAAAAAGAACCCGCATTAACATCTTGGTTCAACAGTATTCTAAATAGAAAGTATGATGAAAAAATTGTTGTTTCTAAAAAAATAGAAACAATAGAATTACCCATAGAATATCGTAAAGATTCAATAGCTACTAACCCTATACTACAAGAACTTGAATTAAAAAAGCAAGCTTCGGAAGCTACAATTGAAGCAGCCAGAAAGCAAGGTTTGCCAAAATTAGGTATTGGTTTAGATTATGTTTTTGTAGGTAACGGAATGAATAATTTTCCAGATTCGGGTAAAGATGTTATCATGCCTATGGTTACAGTTAGTTTGCCCATTTTTAGAAAAAAATACGACGCAGCAGTTACCGAAGCAAAATTAATGCAGGAAAATTATTCTTTTCAAAAAGAAGCTTATGAAAACAAATTGAACGGAACCTATTACAAACTTGTTTTTGAATTGCAAAAAGAAAGAGATTTGTTAAAATTATATGAAGGACAAGTAATAACACTATCCAAAAGTTTAAGTCTATTATTTGCCTACTACAGTAACGCCAATAAAGATTTTGAAGAAGTATTACGTATGCAACAAGAGCTTTTAAAATATCAAAAATTGCAATTGTCAAGTATAAGTACTTTTCATGTAAAATTAGCAGAATTAGATTATTTAACCGCAAAACAATTTTAATCATGAACATAGATAAAAAAACAAAAATCTTATTAGCAATAACCTTATTAGTTGGGCTACTATTAGGAGCTTTGTTATTTGGTGGAAGCTCTGAAGAAAAAGATGAAAATAAAACAGATGCTTCATCAAAAGCAGAAACATGGACCTGTTCTATGCATCCACAAATTAGACAGCCAGAACCAGGTGATTGTCCTATATGTGGAATGGATTTAATCCCTTTGGAAGCAGGAGATGAAGATATAGATCCTGATGCAATTAGCATGTCGGAATCGGCCATGATTATTGCTGGAATCTCTACTTACAAAGTAGGAAATACCGATGGTGTTAAAGAAATTTCACTTAATGGAAAA
It encodes the following:
- a CDS encoding efflux RND transporter permease subunit yields the protein MLNKIIKYFLENRLVTVLILMVLILWGIATAPFNWKIPFLPSDSVAVDAIPDIGENQQIVFTQWQGRSPQDIEDQISYPLTTYLLGIPGVKSIRSNSIFGFSSIYIIFDDDIEFYWSRSRILEKLNSLPNSLLPENVKPSLGPDATALGQVYWYTVEGRDKDGNPTGGWDLQEIRTAQDFYIKYGLNAVQGVSEVASIGGFVKEYQIDVNPDALKAYNISLMQVMTAVQKSNKDVGAKTIEINQAEYLVRGLGYVKKVEDIELAVVAVKDNVPIRVKDIGVVALGPETRRGILDKGGAEAVGGVVIARYGSNPLEVINGVKAKISEIASGLPKKTLANGVESQLTIIPFYDRTELIQETIGTLETALSHEVLISIIVVLLLVLNLRASLIISSLLPVGVLMTFIVMRYAGVDANVVALSGIAIAIGVMVDVGVVFVENIIRHLEMPENHGAKGAKLMQVIYEASTEVVSAITTALATTVVSFIPVFAMESAEGKLFRPLAFTKTFALLGAFVLGLVILPSLAHYIFGIDYDKKRVKRFWSYVFISGGILLSIYFKIWIPLGLTLMGLYDLFNHKIPLKFQSYTKHFNLILVLFIVSFFLTEEWMPLGPQISIIGNYLFVIVLLGIILGILLYIVSSYEKVLRWCLENKGKFMLLPILTLLFGLLVWIGFDSTFGFVANGLDKVGWNIRSSKIWSVSSHAFPGIGSEFMPTLNEGSYLLMPTSMPHAGVEQNRKVVGQLDMILNHIPEVDMAVGKLGRVESALDPAPISMYENIINYKPEFILDTDGHRMRFKTDNKGRFITKSGDSLTHDEALKQAISIKNLIPDDDGAFYRNWRDIIQSPDDIWNEIVKASKIPGVTSAPKLQPIETRLVMLQTGMRAPMGIKVFGPDLKTIEEFGLELEGIIKEVPSVKREAVFADRIVGKPYLHLNIDREKIARFGLNIEDVQQAIETAIGGMKISSTVEGRERYPIRVRYPRELRDSPEALGKILIATPTGAQIPLGQLVQFEYKKGPQAIKSEDTFLVGFVLFDKNDGYAEVDVVNDAQKAIQTKIDSGELVVPQGVNYKFSGSYENQIRAMKRLSIVIPICLIVIFLLLYFQFKTVIASSIHFSGVFVAFAGGFIMLWLYGQDWFMNFAVADVNMRDLFQMHPINLSVAVWVGFIALFGIATDDGVIMGSYIHQVFEEKNPQTITEVRNAVVEAGKMRVRPAVMTAATTIIALLPVLTSTGKGSDIMIPMAIPTFGGMTIQIMTMFVVPVLQAYWRETVIKNKEKRNA
- a CDS encoding TolC family protein, yielding MRKILIISILFMAYNVVGQSINDYYTIAAENNPELKAKYKEFEAAMQKIPQVSSLPDPNLSMGYFISPVETRLGPQNMRFSLTQMFPWFGTLKAQKNAATLMAESKYQAFLNAKNQLYSQVATAYYPLYELLKLKDIEQENIKILESYKNIANAKFENGKGSLVDVLRVDIMIKDAQTNLEILNKKEPALTSWFNSILNRKYDEKIVVSKKIETIELPIEYRKDSIATNPILQELELKKQASEATIEAARKQGLPKLGIGLDYVFVGNGMNNFPDSGKDVIMPMVTVSLPIFRKKYDAAVTEAKLMQENYSFQKEAYENKLNGTYYKLVFELQKERDLLKLYEGQVITLSKSLSLLFAYYSNANKDFEEVLRMQQELLKYQKLQLSSISTFHVKLAELDYLTAKQF